From Pigmentibacter ruber, a single genomic window includes:
- a CDS encoding oligopeptide/dipeptide ABC transporter ATP-binding protein: MTLLSVNDLNISFSTHDGNVKAVNGISFSLNSSEALGIVGESGSGKSQLVLGIMGLLAQNGKTTGSVKFNDNELIGLNQQQLNKIRGDKISMIFQDPMTSLNPYLKISTQMTEVLMFHKNMSQQEAKQESIKMLDLVKIPDAKNRIDMYPHEFSGGMRQRVMIAMSLLCKPDLLIADEPTTALDVTVQAQIVALLRDLKKDLGTAIIIITHDLGVVAGICDNVMVMYAGRTMEYGSVEHIFYQPQHPYTQGLLKSIPKLNDESYGDLPTIPGNPPSLLNLPSGCAFHERCQYATEKCGKTPPPLVAINQKTKKACYKEFLA, translated from the coding sequence ATGACTTTATTAAGCGTTAACGATCTCAATATCTCTTTTTCCACGCATGACGGCAATGTAAAAGCCGTAAATGGAATTAGTTTTTCTTTAAATTCAAGTGAAGCATTAGGAATTGTAGGTGAATCTGGTTCAGGAAAAAGCCAACTTGTTTTAGGAATTATGGGATTACTTGCTCAAAATGGTAAAACTACTGGAAGTGTAAAATTTAATGATAATGAATTAATTGGCTTAAATCAACAGCAACTTAACAAGATCAGAGGCGATAAAATATCCATGATCTTCCAAGATCCCATGACATCTTTAAATCCTTATTTAAAAATATCTACACAAATGACAGAAGTTTTAATGTTTCATAAGAACATGTCACAACAGGAAGCTAAACAAGAATCTATAAAAATGCTTGATTTAGTTAAAATTCCAGATGCGAAAAACCGTATCGACATGTATCCGCACGAATTTTCGGGAGGTATGCGCCAACGGGTTATGATTGCAATGAGCCTACTTTGCAAGCCAGATTTGTTGATTGCTGATGAACCTACAACCGCTTTAGATGTTACAGTTCAAGCGCAAATTGTTGCTCTTTTAAGAGATCTAAAAAAAGATTTAGGTACTGCTATTATTATTATTACTCACGACTTGGGTGTTGTAGCAGGTATTTGCGATAATGTGATGGTTATGTATGCAGGAAGAACGATGGAATATGGCTCTGTTGAGCATATTTTTTATCAACCTCAACATCCCTATACTCAAGGCCTTTTAAAATCAATTCCAAAATTAAATGATGAATCTTATGGAGATTTACCTACAATTCCAGGAAATCCTCCTAGTTTATTAAACTTACCATCTGGATGCGCTTTTCATGAACGTTGCCAATATGCAACTGAAAAATGTGGAAAAACGCCTCCTCCTTTAGTTGCTATTAATCAGAAAACGAAAAAGGCTTGCTATAAGGAATTCTTAGCATGA
- the oppB gene encoding oligopeptide ABC transporter permease OppB: MISYTIKRFLGAWPTLIILITLSFFLMRIAPGGPFSGEKVLSPAVQANLNAKYHLNDPIFIQYLDYLWSLAKGDFGPSFKYPDWTVNQLIYQGFPVSLWLGAWAMFIAVVVGILVGSFAAFKQNTFVDYLATGMSMTGISIPSFVTAPMFTLLFAVFLGWLPAGGWNDGSFQNMILPVTSLALPQIAIISRIMRGSMIEVLKSNYIRTAKAKGIPTRIILFRHALRPALLPVISYLGPATAGIITGSVVVEQIFSLPGLGSYLVKGALNRDYTLVLGSVILVGALIIAFNFIVDVLYAVIDPKIKY, translated from the coding sequence ATGATTTCATATACTATAAAAAGATTTTTAGGCGCATGGCCTACACTAATCATACTTATTACCTTATCTTTTTTTCTTATGCGAATTGCACCAGGCGGCCCTTTTTCGGGAGAAAAAGTATTAAGTCCCGCGGTACAAGCTAATTTAAATGCTAAGTACCATTTAAATGATCCCATATTTATTCAATATCTAGACTATTTATGGTCACTTGCTAAAGGCGACTTTGGACCTTCTTTTAAATATCCGGACTGGACCGTTAATCAACTTATTTATCAAGGATTTCCCGTTTCATTATGGCTAGGTGCCTGGGCAATGTTTATTGCAGTAGTTGTAGGAATACTTGTAGGTTCTTTTGCTGCATTTAAACAAAATACTTTTGTTGATTATCTAGCAACAGGTATGTCTATGACAGGCATTTCTATACCAAGTTTTGTAACAGCTCCAATGTTTACTTTACTATTCGCTGTATTTCTTGGCTGGCTTCCAGCTGGTGGTTGGAATGATGGCTCTTTCCAAAATATGATTCTCCCTGTTACCTCACTTGCTTTACCGCAAATTGCAATTATCAGTAGAATTATGCGAGGGAGTATGATTGAAGTTTTAAAAAGTAATTATATTCGTACTGCAAAAGCTAAAGGAATTCCTACAAGAATAATTTTATTTCGCCATGCTTTAAGACCAGCATTATTACCTGTTATTTCTTATTTAGGACCAGCAACAGCAGGAATAATAACGGGTTCAGTTGTTGTTGAGCAGATATTTAGTTTGCCTGGATTAGGAAGTTATCTTGTTAAAGGAGCACTGAACCGTGATTATACTTTAGTTTTAGGCTCTGTAATTTTAGTAGGAGCTCTCATAATTGCATTTAATTTTATAGTTGATGTTTTATATGCTGTGATAGATCCAAAAATAAAATACTAA
- a CDS encoding SDR family NAD(P)-dependent oxidoreductase has translation MQLTKEIFNNSDEINLIGKTAVITGASSGIGLATACWLAREGMNLILIARRIDKLDLLKKELNELFPKVSIKNLQIDLQEKNLLEKLTNENVFNCDLFINNAGLALTRDLVENSNEEDIEIMVNTNITALFKLCSVAAKNMVKLGGGHIINLGSVAGHYSYPGGAVYCATKSAVKAFSEALRQELHEKNVRVSLISPGMVRTDFSLVRFKGDKSTAENVYAHVDCLEAKDIARIIVKTAKEPFHVNIDEVLVFPTVQAPVSLKAIKNK, from the coding sequence ATGCAATTAACAAAAGAAATATTTAACAATAGTGACGAAATAAATTTAATTGGAAAAACAGCTGTAATAACCGGTGCGAGTTCAGGAATTGGTTTGGCAACAGCTTGTTGGCTTGCAAGAGAAGGAATGAATTTAATTTTAATCGCCAGAAGAATAGATAAATTGGATTTATTAAAAAAAGAATTAAATGAATTGTTTCCTAAAGTATCTATTAAAAACTTGCAAATAGATCTCCAAGAAAAAAATCTTCTAGAAAAGTTAACAAATGAAAATGTTTTTAATTGCGATCTTTTTATTAATAATGCAGGTTTAGCACTAACTAGAGATTTAGTAGAAAATAGTAATGAAGAAGATATTGAAATTATGGTGAATACAAATATCACAGCTTTATTTAAATTATGCTCTGTAGCAGCAAAGAATATGGTTAAACTTGGGGGTGGACACATTATAAATTTAGGAAGCGTTGCCGGACATTATAGCTATCCAGGTGGTGCAGTTTATTGTGCTACAAAATCTGCTGTAAAAGCTTTTTCAGAAGCATTACGCCAAGAATTGCATGAAAAAAATGTCAGAGTTTCTTTAATATCTCCAGGTATGGTGCGCACCGATTTTAGTCTGGTACGATTTAAAGGTGACAAATCTACCGCTGAGAATGTATATGCACATGTTGATTGTTTAGAAGCAAAAGATATAGCAAGAATAATAGTTAAAACAGCAAAAGAACCTTTCCACGTAAATATAGATGAAGTCCTTGTTTTTCCTACAGTTCAAGCGCCTGTTTCTTTAAAAGCAATTAAAAATAAATAA
- the oppF gene encoding murein tripeptide/oligopeptide ABC transporter ATP binding protein OppF, translating into MNQKILSVENLKVYFPVQKKGSWFKKVTLKAVDGVSFDLHAGETLGVVGESGCGKSTLARAIMRLLPATEGKVTLLEKNLLELDKNEMREARKDIQMIFQDPLASLNPRMTAGQIIAEPLKTFFPKMSNIEIKEKVTSLMDLVGLIPEHINRYPHEFSGGQCQRIGIARALILNPKIIVCDEPVSALDVSIQAQIVNLLKKLQRELGLTLVFIAHDLSVVKHISDRIMVMYLGKPVEIGTREQIYKSPQHPYTKALLSSVPIPDPELEKNKVIQILQGDLPSPIYPPSGCRFRTRCPLAQSKCASIIPELKEVNTGAKASCLLLN; encoded by the coding sequence ATGAATCAAAAAATTCTTTCGGTTGAAAACTTAAAAGTTTATTTTCCAGTCCAAAAAAAAGGTTCATGGTTTAAAAAAGTAACATTAAAAGCTGTAGATGGTGTCAGTTTCGATCTCCACGCCGGTGAAACATTGGGTGTTGTTGGTGAATCTGGTTGTGGAAAATCAACATTAGCTAGAGCCATTATGCGTTTATTACCTGCAACAGAAGGTAAAGTTACTTTATTAGAAAAAAATTTATTAGAACTTGATAAAAATGAAATGCGTGAAGCTCGTAAAGATATTCAAATGATATTTCAAGATCCTTTAGCCTCTTTAAATCCAAGAATGACTGCTGGACAAATTATTGCTGAACCTTTAAAAACTTTTTTCCCAAAAATGTCTAATATAGAAATAAAAGAAAAAGTAACAAGTTTAATGGATCTTGTAGGACTTATTCCAGAACATATCAATCGCTATCCACATGAATTTTCAGGTGGACAATGCCAAAGAATTGGAATTGCAAGAGCATTAATACTAAATCCAAAAATAATAGTTTGCGATGAACCTGTTAGTGCACTAGATGTATCTATTCAAGCGCAAATTGTTAATTTATTAAAAAAATTACAACGTGAATTAGGATTAACTTTAGTATTTATTGCACATGATCTCAGTGTTGTTAAACACATCAGTGATAGAATTATGGTTATGTATTTAGGTAAACCTGTTGAAATTGGAACAAGGGAACAAATTTATAAATCTCCTCAACATCCTTATACAAAAGCTTTATTATCTTCAGTGCCTATACCCGATCCTGAACTAGAAAAGAATAAAGTAATACAAATTTTACAGGGCGATTTGCCTTCCCCAATATATCCACCAAGTGGATGTCGCTTTCGAACACGCTGCCCTTTAGCACAAAGTAAATGTGCAAGTATTATTCCAGAATTAAAAGAAGTTAATACTGGAGCAAAAGCAAGCTGCTTGTTATTAAATTAA
- the oppC gene encoding oligopeptide ABC transporter permease OppC → MTSIQNVTNVNKKAIILEKIVQKKEIKGRSLWKDAFRRLTLNKAAVVSLGILFIITLLVIFAPYFSHYEMQDTDWNSIGLAPDFSTKHFFGTDDLGRDVFSRTLYGGRMSLLIGIISSIVSVVIGIAYGATAGFLGGKIDGFMMRVVDIIYSLPFMFFVILLMTFFGRNIFLIFIAIGAVNWLDMARIVRGQTLSLKGKEFIEAAHASGVSSPIIILRHIVPNVLGIVIVYVTLTIPQVILTESFLSFLGLGVQEPATSWGVLINDGAQNVTVAWWRLVFPAAFLVVTLFCFNFIGDGLRDALDPKDR, encoded by the coding sequence ATGACTTCAATACAGAATGTAACAAATGTGAATAAAAAGGCTATCATTCTTGAAAAAATAGTGCAGAAAAAAGAGATCAAAGGAAGAAGCCTTTGGAAAGATGCTTTTCGCCGGTTAACTTTAAATAAAGCAGCAGTTGTTAGTCTTGGTATTCTTTTTATCATTACTTTATTAGTCATCTTTGCTCCTTATTTTTCGCATTATGAGATGCAAGATACTGATTGGAATTCAATTGGATTAGCTCCTGATTTTAGTACCAAACATTTTTTTGGGACAGATGATTTAGGGAGAGATGTTTTTTCAAGAACTCTTTACGGTGGAAGAATGTCTCTGTTAATCGGTATTATTTCCAGTATTGTCAGTGTAGTTATTGGTATTGCTTATGGAGCAACAGCTGGTTTTTTAGGTGGAAAAATTGATGGCTTTATGATGCGTGTTGTAGATATCATATATTCACTTCCATTTATGTTTTTTGTAATCTTATTAATGACTTTTTTTGGCAGAAATATCTTTCTTATTTTTATTGCAATAGGTGCTGTAAATTGGCTTGATATGGCTCGTATAGTTAGAGGACAAACACTTTCCTTAAAAGGAAAAGAATTTATTGAAGCGGCTCATGCAAGCGGAGTTAGTTCACCTATTATAATTTTACGACATATTGTTCCTAATGTTTTAGGAATTGTAATTGTTTATGTTACTTTAACAATTCCTCAAGTAATTCTTACAGAATCATTTTTAAGCTTTCTAGGACTTGGAGTGCAAGAACCTGCTACGAGCTGGGGAGTTTTAATTAATGATGGTGCTCAAAATGTGACAGTTGCTTGGTGGAGATTAGTTTTTCCAGCTGCCTTTCTAGTTGTTACTTTATTTTGCTTCAATTTTATTGGTGATGGACTCAGAGATGCTCTCGATCCTAAAGACCGTTAA